In Vulpes lagopus strain Blue_001 chromosome 4, ASM1834538v1, whole genome shotgun sequence, the DNA window atgactttttctctctctatttaCTTctgatctctcttcctcttaaGAGGATCCTACTCTTCTGACTTCAGTTAACTTTAATTGCCTCTACAAAAGCCTCTCCAAATATGGTCATATTGGGGACTAGGACTTCCACGTAGGGCTttgcagggaaggaggcagggacacAATTCAAGGCATAACACAAACATAGAAGAATATAATTATGTTCTTCATGTAGTTAAATACTagtttaatttatataatataccaggttttgaaaattttcagaaatttttttccTACCTCGGTATATGGTAATTTTCCAATCTCTTCTGATTGTGCACAAAAAAGTTGATCTGCTTTTATGTCTGATATGCCAACTTCATGGGAGTCAGGAGAGGCTAAAGTCCCTTAGGGCATAAATGGCCCCAGATGATGAGGTCAGTATCCAAAATTCCCATCTTTTCACTGATTTTTGCATGATAGTTCTTCACTATATTTTTAGCTTCCTGACTCCTTAAAATGCAAATCCCTTAGCTTTTCTGATTGTCCTCAGTGGAACAATTGGTCTGAATGACCTGGTGAACCTttataaaagcattaaaagaagATCTCCTTATTAaggcttttctttcttggttgGGGATACAGATGAAGGAAATCAAATTGAAATTGACTTTCACCTTAATACCTATAAAAGGCAGAAATGCTAATAGGTTCCAAGTTTTACCCTAAATTATGTATATCTAAATATCTGGAGAGATGCTCAAAATATTCAAGGGCTTTATGTCTATGAAATATGTCTGAGGTAACactgatttctaaaaaaataaataaaatgtataatgtcaCAGTCATTTGAATTTTGTCAGTTTGAAGACCTAGGAGACAGTTAAATAACTCTTGCCCTCTATTCGCCCCTGGTTTTCTATTGTAACcatgaatttatctttttcctccttcatgcTTACATCATTTCTGTTCCATATGCTGCTGCTACGCAGAAAATTATGGtgctataaaacattttattactcagggatttttttaagctctgcatttacatatattacataggatggcatttttttttaatgtttggagcTTCAACTGGAAATAATCAAAAGCCAGCTTATTCTACTCATCTCAAGCTACTGAAAACATGCTTGTATGAAAACTGAGCTCTCATTTGTCCCAGAGAAGTTAAGGCAAATATGTATTAATGAATTCTAGCCAATTCAAGGCTGTGAAAAGTCATGGCCTTGTGATCAGGTAAAGATGTCAGAAGGCTGATCCAGTGATGTACTTACCCAAACTCTTACCTTTAAGTGGTACTTGACTCCTAAGTGTTCAAGTTTTATACCCAAGATtcattgtattttcctttaaGGGAGAGAGGTACATTATCCTATGAGCCCCATTACAAAATACTGTGGAAAAAGTCGTGTGCTTGATGGACCACTGGTTCTGCTATCTCACTATTGCCAAGATGACATTAAACCAACTATTTCCAAAGCAATCTGAACATACTGAATGTAGATTTGAAGACTGAATGAAtgctaaaaaattttaaaaactctcaaagCAACTCAATTACTTATGCAAAGTAGTATTTTGTGATTACAGAGCCTTTGGTAGTTTACTAGGAGTTTCTATTAAGATAGTTTATTTGAAAGCATTAAGATTTGTtggtgttgggatccctgggtggtgcagcggtttggcgcctgcctttggcccagggtgcgatcctggagacccgggatcgaatcccacgtcgggctcccggtgcatggagcctgcttctccctctgcctatgtctctgcctctctctctctctctgtgtgactatcataaatacataaaaaaaaaattaaaaaaaagatttgttggttttttttaaagttataaatatatgcattagTCAATCTAGATATTTCTTGGAGAAAAATATTATAGCCATACTCAGTGAccaatatttgtttctttgctacaTTTTGAAATGCAGAATAGTTTTCTGATAAATATGCTCCTGCTCATGCATACCTCACTCTATACCTTGCACAAGTGAGTACTTGctagatttttaaactttcataggCATATTTCATTCTTATGTcgaatttttattaaagtatctATAATCTAAATGTAGATAACTTTCAGAGAATATAACCTCAAATTTTGTATATTAAACTTCACAAAATGTCAAGATACAGAGGTCAAGATAACCCTTGAAGATATTGGAGGAACCATATAATTTGCACTTGGGGTTGATTCACAATGCAACTGAGAAAAATCCTATCCTTGATGATAGGAgtacagaaagaagaaatttggtaAAGACGATCTATAGATTTGATGACCTgcaatgaatgaatatttgtttgcttcttttaacATTATGTATGAGTTTCTTATCGagaatttcaattatttttctttcagtttctgagGTTATATTTACCATATAAACTTCTATTCATTTGATAACTGGCTATAATTTGAGATAGTATCAGAGTAATTATAGACTCAATCTTTAACTTGACATATTTAAAGCCTTATTTGCACCCATTTTATATGCTTCTAGAAGCTATACTGGAACTATCCAAGTCTTTGTATGAGGGTTTCTAAAACTATAGTAAAAATACCTAGAAAGTAGCCGGTCCAAAATTTAGGTTCATCTTTCCTACTATGCAATTCATCTCCCCTTTCACAAAAGACCTCTTTTGGATCATTCTTAGATTGAACTATTAAGCTCAAAGAGGCCTAGGAAGGGCCAACTTTCCTAGCTCTCAGCTATCCTCTTAAATAGTAGCTTTCATGTAGTCAGAAGGTTGTATAAAATCAAAAGGTTGAGTATTAAATTTAAGAGCGGAAACAATATAAAGTCTTGCTAGGAACTTTAATTAGCAAAAATGGGCATTTTATGTATCTACTGTGGTTCAAAGGCAATGTCAGCTGTTGACTCTGAGGTCACAGAATAgtacaaaagttttatttttgttttatgtgttaaTCCTTGTGAATATTTAATTCCTTAGAAACCTAGAGTCAATGCATGGGGGTTATCCTTAGAGGCAAGATTTGGGCATTCGTGGCTCCCTAATTAAGTTAATATTTAACACttcatttatatgtatgtgtatatttatattggTGTGgttcttttctactttctaaGAGGTGCAAACTGAAGTCGAACACTGATTAGTTTCTCTCAACTTCAAATTTTTTCACAGACTAGATGAACTAAAATTTACACCTACATTAGTAGTAGTATATAAATCCAAggggaaagagaatcctgaaatataaagtattagaagaaagggaaaagacaagGAATGTAGCCATCCTCTGAATCCAAAATTTGCTAACAGGTTGAACAGAAGGCTTAAAAGGGACATATCCAAATGGTtatcaatttacttttatttttttcagcatcacttgggaacttttagttttatttttttagtttcagaggtagtttagtgattaatcagttgcatataacacccagtgctcattacatcaagtgccctctttaatgtacattacccaattatcccatcttcccacccacctcccctcggTGTCTCCTATAAtcaagagtctcttacagtttgtctccctctctgatttcaacttatttttctctcccttcccctacaatcctttcttttgtttcttaaattccatatgagtgagtctttctctgattgacttatttcacttagcataataccctctagttacatccacatcattgcaggtggtaggattttatttcattgatggctgagtaatactccctTGTATATACCATATctcctttttccattcatttatcaatggataTCTGGGTTCTctccatactttttaaaagaaactgaacTTAAGGATTTAAGATCAAGGGTTTATGATAGTATTTGGTTTCAATTTTCATCTTTGTTCCCTGAATACTattaactgaaaatatatttatgtattcctCCTGAgttttaaaagagtaaatatgACATAAATGTTTAGGAAAGTAATAACAATTATGAAAAGGACAGTGATCAGGGCATATTGCATACTTATACTtttgtgtttaaatttctttACAGTTAGAATATGTTCATCCTGACAGcacttaatttttaatactttccaACTTGACAACTTaagttccttttcctcttttcctgtattttttttttttttctgagaatgacCCAATTTTATCTCAGACAAGTCTTTCACTATTATGTGTTGGACATATTAGTGATGTTACTTGATTCAAATATGTGAGCTCTGTCTTTAGAGTATGGTAGGAAATAATTCAGTAAGCTATTAACTCTTAAAAATGTGGTCATACATCAAGTATCTGTGTGATTACTTAATCCATTCATGGATTAGCttgtattttcccccaaaattgcCAATAAATTAGACCTTTATGAGACAAATGATACATTTGATCAAGGAAATATTGGTAGGTATTAATAGGTCTTAcactataaaaaattatttataaacatgaTAATGGCATCAAAATATCCATATCTTTTGCTAAGATAAGATGTTTTTAGCATTTAGGACACAAGATTAGCAGAAATAAACATAGAttaatgtacatttatatattaggAGAGGATAGCCATGTATAAATGTGTACTTTACTCAGGTACAATTACGAATTCTCACATCTAAAAATATATCTCAGGAACTAGTATAAAGATGAGTCCATATTTcttaattacaattaaaattcaacaatatagttttatatttgcataatgaaaacacattttgagTGTAAATATCACAATTTTTGTTCTCGGCATTTTTCACTTGTTATGCTCAAAAATATCTTTCTGCATAAGAATTCAGTAATAGGCCATTCTTTTTTTACAGATGTCAGCTAAATTATCAACTCTTAAGAGAATTACTCACTTGACAAACTGCATAAAACATGCCTGTCTTAAACTCACTGCTTTTATGTTGTCTTCTTGGCACCTTTGTTTACTTGAGTAtcacttatcttttatttttttatttttattttttttactgttcatGGGAATAACTAAAACCTTTATTAGATATGGTTTTCCAATAACAATGTGAAAATTGGAATTATCAATTCAAAGAGTACTGaagtctgaaatttaaaaaagtagaCTAGATATTAAGGGATAAAaggtaaaggaaaacaaaaatgtttaatactATTCAATATATCCCCTCTGTACACAATGTTGCATATATACAACTACTCCgttttaatttaatgattttatataataGTGAAATCCCCTTAAGCAACCTAGGGTATACAGATGGTGTCcaacttggggggaaaaaagtagaaacacaCTTGATTAACAGTTTTCACCCACACATTTTAgacagacaattttttttttgccaagattTTCATAGTAAATTcataaatataggaaatattttcaCTCCTTCAGTGTTAAAATAGAACCCAAACAGTGCCAACAGTAGTGGCTTAATTATTGGCATACAAGAAAAACACAACACCAATGGGTTTTCTTcattatgcattttaaatatcaatatgtgcatttgtttcatttttacagttataaATTTCCTAGTCTGTTATAGACAACAGCATTTAATAGCTTTGAATCCATTGAGACGTTGCTTTCAATTTGAACtattgtgtgtatacatgtatataaaaaaaataacccaatgtATGACTCATCTGACAGATGTTTAAGATCAATAAAGGCTTATTTTTCAACATGCAGTTAGGAGAGAAGGAACCAAGCCAACCTCTCCACATTGTCTTTGTTGCTGGCTTGTTTTTGCAGTGATATCAATAGTGGTTTTTGGAGGGAACCGTGTGCCTTCAGCCTAGCTATTTAAAATCAGATACCACAATCAACAAGAGGGGATAGGAAGACGGGGATATGGACAGGTGTTAAATTTTAAGTGTGCATTCTGCACTCTTTCTAGGTACAGGATAAAAACAGGCCAATGaagaaaaagttttataattaggaaaaaactGCAATCAAATCAAGACATAATAGCCGAATTAAGTTCTTTTAATAGATTGCATATATAGTTGTTTAGCCATACTCTTTGATCAACTCTTTAAGAGTAGAACTTTATATCCAATTTACATGCTTCAAATATCACCTTTCTTATTTGATACAGTAAGGTCTTGTATCCAAGTCTCCACTTATACACTGAGAGCTTTAAGAAAACAGGACACAGAGGGAGTTGTCATTTTTTAGCAGCAATGATATATCACTAACCCCTTTTAACATACCGAATTCAAGTCACTATCAGAGGTGAGTGCACCACAAAGTCACCAGGTACAAAATTgctagttcatttttaaattaataacttgAAAttacccctgccccccaccccattacatctcttcttttaataaacagcaaacattttgctattttatacATAGGCTAGCAGGCTTGTTTCAATATGAAAGTGCTAAttcatttacagattttttttttaatcagttatgTAGTGCTACAATAAATGTCCAATAATCTACATAGGAACAATCTTTGATGAATGAAAATGACGAAGATTGAATAAGGCTATTGATTACCTTATTTACATATAAAGAATAGATACCCAATGCTGAAGAAGAGACAGAAATCGGACAAACACTCATAGGTGTAAAAATTACATTTACCTTTGAGCTTATACTGTAAATGAGACATTTTAAATAGTCCTGTAGCTCatgcctcttttttcctcagaaaaagaaaagctgcctTCATGACATCCCCTCATTTCAGATTTCCACAGTGTCACTTGAACTTTCAGTCAGAATCTtactttcttcaaaaaataaagaaaataccacCCCCAAATTACTGCCCTCCCCCCCGAAAtccctctggtttctttttcagtGCCAAGTTGCCTGATCAGGTCCCACTGCCTGGGTTTTTCTGTCCATCTATTGATCATCTATTCTGTCCATCTATTGATCAATTAGTTTAGAGTAGATAACATGAACCAGTTCTGGAACCGCTACTAGGAGGAACACAAGCTCTTCACTACAATCACACAGCAGGAAAGAAAGTGATAACTCAATTCATCCCTGGTGCCGGGCCTCCAAAATTGAAAGAACTTGGCACAACCGGAGCACTGAATTTGTATCCTCCATGCTTCTCAATCATTTTGGATTCATGAGCTGCTCTTCTTTGATCAGCCAGAGTTGCTATATCctgtaactgttttctttgttcttcattaAGACCATGAGTCAAAGCCTGATACCACACAGGATTATGATTTTGTATAGTTTGAAATATAGCTTTAAATATCTGATACTCATCAACAGGGTTATTTTCATCATCAATGATTGTGGAATAGGCTTCTAGAGCAGTCTCCTCAGCATCATCTTCTTCCCAATCTTCATCATCTCCATCCTCACCTGCTTGTTTAGCCaaaatctccaaatattcttGCCCATCTTCATCAATATCATCTTCATCACTCCCCAGTTCCTCAGTTTCATCATCATCTTCagcttcatcatcatcatcgctGTCATTCTTGTGTTCTGCATGGCAGGCATATGCTCTTTATAATCCATTAAACAAAAGGATAAAAGCTGGCAAAATCTGTCCAGAAACTTGATTTAAAACTTGTGGTATTTGTTCCATATCAATAAGAGCACAAAGGCCCAGAACACACATCTTTCTGTCGTGAAGTCCCAAGAAACAATCAACATCATTAAGCCATTGTGTAATAAAATGATTTGTAACTGGTTCAACATTATTAGGGAAGTGAAGATTTTCTAAGGTGTTGAGAAGTAGGTGTGGATTATAGTACAAAGCTGCAATGGCAACTTGCAGGCACATTGTCCGAAGTTCACTTGTCTTCACCTCTCTTGTCAGTCTCTCTAAAGCTGCTTCCACAAATAAGGGAATGCACTGGTCAATGCCATGCCCTTTGCATTGTAGAATGATGACTTCTAACAATTTTGCTGCATGACACTCTGCATCTTCTCCTGCAACTCTTGTAAGAACCTTCTTACACATACTATATATCATTTCAAGATACTTGGTATCAGACAGAAGTGTATCTGTATCAACTGTTACGTAATTATGAAGCAGAGGCATCATATCTGAAAAGTAATCAAATCCATCTTGTTGAAAAACCTCAAATACCAGAGGTAGCAACTGCCACATTTGCAGAGACACTTGTTGACATGTCAAACTATGTGCTAAAGAGAAGATCTCTTCATAGAATTCTAAGACATGTTGTAAAACAGTTCCAATGACCTGTAAGCAGATTCCTTCAAGTGGCTGGCTTATCTCTTTATGATCTTCAACTACACTAAGTAGTGTGTCAATGGTATTGAGGATTCCCATAGCAGTAACTGCTTTGTCATCACTTCCTTCTTCATCTGGTCCAGTCTGGATTACCTGATTAAATGTCATAGCCAAATGCTGTGTCATTTCTACTGCAATAGGAGTAACTTCTTCACTATACTCACAGATCATTTTCTGAATTACATTGCTAAGATcatcattttctgtttctcttataaTGTGAAGAAGAGTCTGCATTACAGGTCTGATGAATGGTGTAATATATTCTTTAGCTTTTTCTTGATTGCTGATCAATACTTGAAGTGCAATGGCAGCTTCCACTTTCACAGGCATTTCCCTATCATCAATCAGACATCGTCGTGTCAGCTCTAAGGCCATTTGCAGGTTCTGGTCACTTTTGAACTTTACTTCACAAAAATAGTGAAGGACCCAGCAAGCCCTGGCTCTCATATAGCCGAGTTCACTGCTGAAGAGAGGGAATACATGATTCTGCAACATGTATTCCATCTGATCTTTGTAGatctttttcttcaaaagtaTTTCAGCTAAAGAACCAATCatatgcagggctccatcttttTTTCCGAGGATCAGCATTTGGTTCTGTAAGAATCTGGTAGCAAAATCCCATTGTCTTTTGCAGTACCTCTCTCCTTTTGCTGCAAGCTGTAAACAAAAGTGTCTGGGCAGCAGTGGTAGGAGAGATGAAATCTTCAAACACATCAAACTTCATGCGTATATATTCATAAGGATCTTCTTGCCAAAGTTCTTCATCAGCATCTGTATAGCACATCAGTGGAAAAATAACATCTTGGATAATGCCTCGTATATGAGGCTTCAGATTCTTCCAGGTGAGGGCATGAGAAACTCCttgattaatataatttaatgtcTGTTGTAAAACTCGAGGAGCCATATAGTGTTTCTCCTTGTACTGATATAATACCTTCAATAAAACTTGCTGGACACCAACAGCAAATGCCTTCAGAAATACTTCAGCAAATTCATTGTACTCCTTGGAAACATTGCCAGGGCTTCCATATCTTTCAAAAATCCTTGCTAAGATATGTAAAGCCCactttttacatttccaccatgGTAACTCTGGTCTGTCATCTTCTTCAACCTGAAGTGTTTCATTAGGCACATCTCTGTTCACAACAGTCTTTAAAATTTCTATCCATTCTGTCAGGTTCTGTTGGTTTATCAGCTCCAGTGGTAGTGTATCCTGAACAAGAGCATAGAAGATCTTGAAGATCTGTTTCTGAATGAGGACAGACTGATCAGATTGATCAGAAAGAAGCTGGATAAAACGGTCCTTTAGAACTGGCAGGAAATGCTGCATGGCTGCTACCAATGGACTCCGTTCCTCTGGTTTCTTGTACTCATAATTTTTCACAAGCTGATAAAGGCAAAGAAGAATTCCTAGCCAACAAGCACTGTTATCAGACTGAAGATAAAAGGCAATTTTGTCCACAATGGCAGTGCAGAGGCTTGGATAATCATGTTTGATGATATGGTGAATGCATGTAGTAAGCTGTACCCTGATGAGCTCAGGAGAGTGGATAATAGCTTCTACTATATTTTCTCGAATACAGTGTCGATCTTCTTCTGGAACTGTGTAAGGGGATATATCCCCTGGTGCTGTTTCCCCATCAGGCCAATACTGTGTTACCATATTTTTCAAATAGGTAACACCTACCTGTCTCACAGGTAAATCCAGTTGTTCCGACATAGCAATCTGAAGCAGTGTTGAAACGAAATTCAGAGACTTGGGTGCTTCATTGAGCTGCAGGGCCTTGATAACTGTCGGGGTCCATGGCAGCGCGGACTCGGTCCAACCCGGGGTTCGGGTGCCCCTGGGCCAGGACCAGCGCTCACAGCGCACCTGGACCCGCCGCGCTCCGCAGCCGCAACCTGCGCAAAGGCGAGTAtcacttatcttttaaaataacatagagGCACCACAGTAGaggaatgaactttttttttttctgtcaccaTTATCTAAAACCGTATCTAACATCAAGTAGCTACcctatacatatttttgaataagTATATTTCAATTATtgaataaaaacaggaaatatgTAGCACATCCAGTCATTCTCTTGGGGCAGTCCTCCCTCACCTTGTCTCCGTTGTATTTGATCAGAAGCTAAAGGTCAGGCATTTTTCTAATGACCCACACCATGATCATCATTGCGAGGTTTCTCAGTTGTGTGTTAGACAAATGCTGGCTTTCATAATCTTTGAAATATTGCTGCTCTAAGTTTTACAAAATCACACGCCTCTAACTCCTGTCCTGGTCTATTATAATCCTTCTGGGAGGACATTTTCCAAATAAGCTTCCCCCACACTGATTAAACACTGAAGACAagtaagaaaatgttattagCTCAAACAGCCAACCATTTATTTTATGCGACGAAACTTTAACCTTATAAACTCTAGATTCTAAACAAATTTTCAATTCTGAGTATTATTAGATATAATAAGTTTCTTTATATTCCACACTGAGCAAGGGTTTGGGGACAGCAagttttctaaacatttattttcatgctgAAGTACTTCCCATCCAAATTGCATAACATATAGTATGAAGCACTTTTATTAAGATAAATTTAGATAAATTGACATGAGTGTGTATATAAAGAGACAGGATGCTAATttataagaaatgcaaaatagaTATCTAGTTTCAAAAACAATATTCATATGGAAAGATAGAGAAATTCAAACATGGTGAAAACATGGACTTGCTATACTCTACATGTGAAAGTAGGCAGTGATAGCTAAACATTTACTAAAAGGAGACTAGAAGTACTGCACATGAGATCGGAAGCTAAATCAAATATTAATGCTTGAATTCTGTGTGCAATTAGTCTGTATCAATGCTTGAAAAACTACgattggtttttctcttttaaaagtttaagataACTATAGATTCACAtacaattgtaagaaataatacaaacatTCCATGCATTCTTGGTTACAATGATAACATTTAGCAAAACTATAATATCActaccaggatattgacattaaTATAGTTAGAATCTATATAGTTATAATCTATATATTACCATCTCTCCAACAAAGATCTCTCCTGTTGCTCTTTAATAGCTGTGtcaggcaaccactaatttgttctccATCTCTACAATTTGCTCATTTCAACattgttaagaaaacaaaatcttccaCCATATAACCTTCCAGGATATTCTGCAATACTATAATTCTCTGGAGGTTCATCCTCAGTGTGTTACACATATCAAtaatccattcctttttattgctctGAAGTATTCATGATATGGATGTGCCAGTTTacttaaccattcatctgtttaaaaagatgtctgtgtttccaatttttggacGTTATAAATCTGCTAAAAAACATTTGGTACAGGTTTTACTGCTAACGTAATTCTGCATTTCTCTGGGACAAAtacccaacagtgcaattactgTTTATATGATCCTTGTATATTGAGACTTAAGAAACAGTTAAACTCTTTTCCAGAGTTGATCTTCCATTTTACTGTTccaacagcagtggtgagagttcTGTTCTTCACCCTTGCCAGCACTTGGTGgtatcacttttctttctttccttttttttttttttttaattcagccaattatttatttatttatttatttatttatttatttatcttttaattttttttaaaatttatttatgatagtcacagagagagagagagagagagagagagagagagagagaggcagagacacagacagagggagaagcaggctccatgcagggagcccggtgtgggattcgatcctgggtctccaggatcacgccctgggccaaaggcaggctaagcgccacccagggatcccaaaatcagCCATTTAGATCGGTGTGTTCTGATCTCTCATTGTGGCACAAATTTGATTTTCCCTCCCGACtttgatgttgaacatctttacGTGTTTCTgtcatctgtatatcctctttgaAAAATTTCGtttgtattttgcccatttcctaattgaatttttttgttcttttattactGTGTTTTGTCAAAATGTTGTTGACTTAGTCTAGATACTAGTCTGTCAAAGGTGCAGTGTGAAATGTTTTCTCCCACttgggagcttttttttttttttttctccatcttcttttttttttttttttctctccatcttcttAATAGGTTGTTGCACTGAGCAtaagttcttaatttttgaaatctaatatttaagtttttcctttattatattgTGGTGCCAAATCTAAGAAATTCTTCCCATCCCTaaacttaagattttctcctatatttttttctaaaaattatatactCTGTTTAAGATATTACTCTgatcaattttaaataatttttgtaaaatatgaaacttAAGTCAAGGTTCATTTCTATTTAACTTAGGGGGTCCAATAgcttaccattaaaaaaaaaattcctctgttGATTTACTTTTACTCAGTTGTGCATATTTGTTTCAATGGATTACTGAGCTCTTCTTCTACTGATCTGTATGCCTATCCTTTTACCATTTTCATACAGGAGTGATTATTGTGGCCATTAAAGTTTCGaatttatgtacatttatatgAACTATTCTAGTTCTGTTATCCCATATAGTTTTAGAATAATTTAGTTTATGTCTACAAAAACAGAAGTTTTGAGATAAGTTAGATTAAAATTTTTGgagaaaattgatattttaactGAGGCTTCCAATCCATGAAGATAAAGTGactcattatttacatttttggaCTGGTTCATCAGTGTTGTGGTTTTTCCAGGACACAAGTCCTGTACaggttttgttagatttacactagcatatttcattttcttaagcaacagaaattggCATTTTCAATTTTGGTATACTTGTGGTCATGGCTAATATATCAAATTacaattttttggcatatttcTTGTGACCTGAATGAACTTGCTAACTAGTTGTGCATGTATGTTAGATTACTTGAGATATTCTAAACAGATAattatttcatctgcaaataaggacaattttattttttttctaatctatatGCCTTGTAACTCCTTTATTGCTCTTTAATTAGACTAAAATTCTAGCACAATATTGAATAAGAGTGCTGACAGTGAACATCTTTAAGCATTATACACAGATTACCCTGATTTTTCAAATACTTCACCAATCATATTTATAGAATAAGCCCCACTTGGtcatgttatatataattttaattttatttttttactatcttGATTTaattcctgtgatttttttttgtagtggttgaaaattggacattttaatattatagtaATGCTGAAAATCAAAATTTCCCCATTTCAAGTAATAGTCACTCATTGCAAGGTCGgtagagagaaaataattatagtCCTTGAACCAGaagtaaacaattaaaaaatttaacaaataatgtCACTTACAGTAGCATCAATGTATTTA includes these proteins:
- the LOC121488786 gene encoding LOW QUALITY PROTEIN: importin-7-like (The sequence of the model RefSeq protein was modified relative to this genomic sequence to represent the inferred CDS: deleted 1 base in 1 codon; substituted 1 base at 1 genomic stop codon), whose product is MTQDDDLCNDDLHDHSCGCGARRVQVRCERWSWPRGTRTPGWTESALPWTPTVIKALQLNEAPKSLNFVSTLLQIAMSEQLDLPVRQVGVTYLKNMVTQYWPDGETAPGDISPYTVPEEDRHCIRENIVEAIIHSPELIRVQLTTCIHHIIKHDYPSLCTAIVDKIAFYLQSDNSACWLGILLCLYQLVKNYEYKKPEERSPLVAAMQHFLPVLKDRFIQLLSDQSDQSVLIQKQIFKIFYALVQDTLPLELINQQNLTEWIEILKTVVNRDVPNETLQVEEDDRPELPWWKCKKWALHILARIFERYGSPGNVSKEYNEFAEVFLKAFAVGVQQVLLKVLYQYKEKHYMAPRVLQQTLNYINQGVSHALTWKNLKPHIRGIIQDVIFPLMCYTDADEELWQEDPYEYIRMKFDVFEDFISPTTAAQTLLFTACSKRREVLQKTMGFCYQILTEPNADPRKKDGALHMIGSLAEILLKKKIYKDQMEYMLQNHVFPLFSSELGYMRARACWVLHYFCEVKFKSDQNLQMALELTRRCLIDDREMPVKVEAAIALQVLISNQEKAKEYITPFIRPVMQTLLHIIRETENDDLSNVIQKMICEYSEEVTPIAVEMTQHLAMTFNQVIQTGPDEEGSDDKAVTAMGILNTIDTLLSVVEDHKEISQPLEGICLQVIGTVLQHVLEFYEEIFSLAHSLTCQQVSLQMWQLLPLVFEVFQQDGFDYFSDMMPLLHNYVTVDTDTLLSDTKYLEMIYSMCKKVLTRVAGEDAECHAAKLLEVIILQCKGHGIDQCIPLFVEAALERLTREVKTSELRTMCLQVAIAALYYNPHLLLNTLENLHFPNNVEPVTNHFITQWLNDVDCFLGLHDRKMCVLGLCALIDMEQIPQVLNQVSGQILPAFILLFNGLXRAYACHAEHKNDSDDDDEAEDDDETEELGSDEDDIDEDGQEYLEILAKQAGEDGDDEDWEEDDAEETALEAYSTIIDDENNPVDEYQIFKAIFQTIQNHNPVWYQALTHGLNEEQRKQLQDIATLADQRRAAHESKMIEKHGGYKFSAPVVPSSFNFGGPAPGMN